From a region of the Poecile atricapillus isolate bPoeAtr1 chromosome 16, bPoeAtr1.hap1, whole genome shotgun sequence genome:
- the FZD10 gene encoding frizzled-10, translated as MGPAAGSTALLLCWLSGCCAAISSMDIDRPGDGRCQPIEIPMCKDIGYNMTRMPNLMGHENQREAAIQLHEFAPLVEYGCHSHLKFFLCSLYAPMCTEQVSTPIPACRVMCEQARLKCSPIMEQFNFKWPDSLDCSKLPNKNDPNYLCMEAPNNGSDEPPRGSSMLPPMFRPQRPSSGHDLQQHKDSLSRTSCENPGKFHHVEKSASCAPLCTPGVDVYWSRDDKQFAVIWIAIWSILCFFSSAFTVLTFLIDPQRFKYPERPIIFLSMCYCVYSVGYIIRLFSGAESIACDRDSGQLYVIQEGLESTGCTIVFLVLYYFGMASSLWWVILTLTWFLAAGKKWGHEAIEANSSYFHLAAWAIPAVKTIMILVMRRVAGDELTGLCYVGSMDVNALTGFVLIPLACYLIIGTSFILSGFVALFHIRRVMKTGGENTDKLEKLMVRIGVFSVLYTVPATCVIACYFYERLNMDYWKIVATQQKCKMNNQTKNLDCMMNNSIPAVEIFMVKIFMLLVVGITSGMWIWTSKTLQSWQNVCSRRLKKRSRRKPASVITSSGIYKKPQHPQKAHLAKYESALQPPTCV; from the coding sequence ATGGGGCCGGCGGCCGGCAGCACCgcgctgctgctctgctggctcaGCGGCTGCTGCGCTGCCATCAGCTCCATGGACATCGACCGCCCCGGCGACGGGAGGTGCCAGCCCATTGAGATCCCCATGTGCAAGGATATCGGCTACAACATGACGAGGATGCCGAACCTGATGGGGCACGAAAACCAAAGGGAAGCTGCCATTCAGCTGCACGAGTTTGCCCCCTTGGTGGAGTACGGGTGCCACAGCCATCTGAAATTTTTCCTGTGCTCCCTCTATGCCCCGATGTGCACGGAGCAGGTTTCTACCCCGATCCCAGCCTGCAGGGTGATGTGCGAGCAGGCGAGGCTGAAGTGCTCCCCGATTATGGAGCAGTTCAATTTCAAGTGGCCGGACTCCTTGGACTGCAGCAAACTGCCCAACAAGAACGACCCCAATTACCTGTGCATGGAAGCCCCCAACAACGGCTCGGATGAGCCGCCCAGGGGCTCCAGCATGCTGCCGCCCATGTTCCGTCCCCAGCGGCCCAGCAGCGGCCACgatctgcagcagcacaaggacaGCCTGAGCAGAACGTCCTGTGAAAATCCTGGCAAGTTCCACCATGTGGAAAAGAGCGCTTCCTGCGCGCCGCTCTGCACGCCAGGGGTTGATGTTTACTGGAGCAGGGATGACAAACAGTTCGCTGTCATTTGGATTGCCATCTGGTCCATCCTGTGCTTCTTCTCCAGCGCTTTCACTGTGCTCACTTTTCTCATAGATCCTCAGCGTTTCAAGTACCCCGAGAGGCCCATTATCTTCCTGTCCATGTGCTACTGTGTCTACTCGGTGGGGTACATCATCCGCCTCTTCTCGGGTGCCGAAAGCATCgcctgtgacagggacagcgGCCAGCTCTATGTCAtccaggaggggctggagagcaCTGGCTGCACCATCGTGTTCCTGGTTCTCTACTACTTTGGCATGGCCAGTTCCTTGTGGTGGGTGATCCTGACCTTGACGTGGTTTCTCGCGGCTGGGAAGAAGTGGGGGCACGAGGCCATCGAGGCCAACAGCAGCTACTTCCACCTGGCAGCGTGGGCCATCCCGGCCGTGAAGACCATCATGATCCTGGTGATGAGGAGGGTGGCTGGGGACGAGCTGACAGGGCTGTGCTACGTTGGCAGCATGGATGTGAACGCCTTGACGGGCTTTGTGCTCATTCCTTTGGCGTGTTATCTAATCATTGGCACTTCCTTTATTCTTTCTGGGTTTGTGGCCCTTTTTCATATCAGGAGGGTGATGAAAACAGGTGGAGAGAACACGGACAAGCTGGAGAAGCTTATGGTCAGGATTGGTGTCTTCTCAGTCTTGTATACAGTGCCTGCAACTTGTGTGATAGCTTGCTATTTTTACGAGAGGCTGAACATGGATTATTGGAAGATTGTGGCAACTCAACAGAAATGCAAGATGAACAATCAGACTAAAAATTTAGACTGCATGATGAATAACTCTATACCAGCAGTAGAAATTTTTATGGTCAAAATTTTTATGTTATTAGTTGTGGGCATTACTAGTGGCATGTGGATCTGGACTTCCAAGACTCTTCAATCCTGGCAAAATGTTTGTAGTCGGAGATTAAAGAAGAGAAGTAGGAGAAAACCCGCCAGTGTTATTACGAGTAGTGGAATCTACAAAAAACCTCAACATCCACAGAAAGCTCACCTTGCAAAATACGAATCAGCATTACAGCCGCCCACTTGCGTGTGA